A part of Haliotis asinina isolate JCU_RB_2024 chromosome 10, JCU_Hal_asi_v2, whole genome shotgun sequence genomic DNA contains:
- the LOC137298732 gene encoding uncharacterized protein yields the protein MTSQRGIPRYVLHGGFQPSNDLAYTLALPTNIRTDTTIKTSTTNIININTDSTINSSTNINSDSTINTTTNINADSATNTSTNISTDTAIITSTNINTDSTINTSTNHNTDSSIITSTNHNTNSTIDTCTNNNTKTDSTINTTTNSTINTNTNINIDSTINTSNIIKTDIIINTNTNISTNTNSIINTNTTINTNTDSTINTSTNHNTNSTIDTCTNNNTKTDSTINTNTNSTINTGPNINIDSTINTSNIIKTDIIINTNTNINTNTNSIINTNTTINTNTDSTIKTSTNHNTNSTIDTCTNNNTKTDSTINTNTDSTIKTSTNHNTNSTIDTCTNNNTKTDSTINTNTNSTINTGPNINIDSTINTSNIIKTDSIINTNTNISTNTNSIINTNTTINTNTDSTINTSTNHNTNSTIDTCTNNNTKTDSTINTNTNSTINTGPNINIDSTINTSNIIKTDSIINTNTNISTNTNSIINTNTTINTNTDSTIYTNTVSTIDMNTKYRQH from the exons atgacgtcacaaagaGGCATTCCACGCTACGTGCTGCACGGAGGCTTTCAGCCTTCAAACGACCTTGCTTACACCTTGGCGCTCCC GACTAACATTAGAACTGATACTACCATCAAAACAAGCACCACCAATATTAtcaacatcaacactgacagtaCTATTAACAGTAGCACCAACATCAACAGTGATAGTACCATCAACACTACCACCAACATTAACGCTGACAGTGCCACCAACACTAGCACCAACATCAGCACTGACACCGCCATTATCACTAGCACtaacatcaacactgacagtaCCATCAACACTAGCACCAACCACAACACTGACAGTTCCATCATCACTAGCACCAACCACAACACTAACAGTACCATCGATACATGCACTAACAACAACACCAAAACTGACAGTACCATAAACACCACCACAAACAGTACCATCAACACCAACACTAACATCAACATTGACAGTACCATcaacaccagcaatatcatcaaaactgacaTTATCATCAATACTAACACTAATATCAGCACCAACACTAATAGTATCATCAACACTAACACTACCATCAACACGAACACTGACAGTACCATCAACACTAGCACCAACCACAACACTAACAGTACCATCGATACATGCACTAACAACAACACCAAAACTGACAGTACCATCAACACCAACACTAACAGTACCATCAACACTGGCCCTAACATCAACATTGACAGTACCATCAACACTAgcaatatcatcaaaactgacaTTATCATCAATACTAACACTAATATCAACACCAACACTAACAGTATCATCAACACTAACACTACCATCAACACGAACACTGACAGTACCATCAAAACTAGCACCAACCACAACACTAACAGTACCATCGATACATGCACTAACAACAACACCAAAACTGACAGTACCATCAACACCAACACTGACAGTACCATCAAAACTAGCACCAACCACAACACTAACAGTACCATCGATACATGCACTAACAACAACACCAAAACTGACAGTACCATCAACACCAACACTAACAGTACCATCAACACTGGCCCTAACATCAACATTGACAGTACCATCAACACTAgcaatatcatcaaaactgacaGTATCATCAATACTAACACTAATATCAGCACCAACACTAACAGTATCATCAACACTAACACTACCATCAACACGAACACTGACAGTACCATCAACACTAGCACCAACCACAACACTAACAGTACCATCGATACATGCACTAACAACAACACCAAAACTGACAGTACCATCAACACCAACACTAACAGTACCATCAACACTGGCCCTAACATCAACATTGACAGTACCATCAACACTAgcaatatcatcaaaactgacaGTATCATCAATACTAACACTAATATCAGCACCAACACTAACAGTATCATCAACACTAACACTACCATCAACACGAACACTGACAGTACCATCTACACGAACACTGTAAGTACCATCGACATGAACACTAAGTACAGACAACACTAG